A genomic segment from Dietzia psychralcaliphila encodes:
- a CDS encoding TRAP transporter large permease has product MSDTTLVTDHTGVARTDDLAAPTPNRNFIRAYWGNFGFSLIIAAVILFTPDLPDTAVGVLTILLSIVAMVSGIHVGIAIMGAGAVGLWKLAGTSAVAVTFEDVPFTSAASWSLSVIPLFILMGVAMGRFNLTGKLFTSAQAWLGRLPGGLAVSTNFAGAGLAASSGSSIAISYALGRTTIPEMLRAGYKPSLATGVVAMSGTLGMLIPPSVVLVIYAGVAETPVGPQLLAALIPGLLTALAYGVLIVVRCSIDPTLGPRSTTHYTWGQRLRSLVDVTPVTLILILIIGGMYTGIFTPTEAGAFGAIAAILLGWLFGDDRSVGHLVRTVLTSLRETAAGVASIFLLLMGVHVLTRVVALSGVADWITETITSLGLSRTLFLLGLIFVFLILGMFMDGLAMILLTVPILMPVLATFDISLLWFGVFMVILVELALVTPPIGMLSYIVHRIASNPEVNEGMTVRLSDVFKGVSWFVVTSAVILVALIFFPEIALWLPETSAAE; this is encoded by the coding sequence ATGTCTGACACCACCCTCGTCACCGACCACACCGGCGTGGCCCGCACCGACGATCTCGCAGCCCCCACGCCGAACCGCAACTTCATCCGGGCCTACTGGGGCAACTTCGGCTTCTCACTGATCATCGCCGCGGTCATCCTGTTCACTCCGGACCTCCCCGACACCGCTGTCGGCGTCCTGACCATCCTCCTGTCGATCGTCGCGATGGTCTCCGGTATCCACGTGGGTATCGCGATCATGGGTGCCGGCGCGGTGGGCCTGTGGAAGCTCGCGGGCACCAGCGCCGTGGCCGTGACGTTCGAGGACGTCCCCTTCACCTCCGCCGCCAGCTGGAGCCTGTCCGTCATCCCCCTGTTCATCCTCATGGGCGTGGCGATGGGTCGGTTCAATCTGACGGGCAAGCTGTTCACCTCCGCCCAGGCCTGGCTCGGCCGGTTGCCCGGCGGACTGGCGGTCTCGACCAACTTCGCGGGCGCCGGACTGGCCGCCTCGAGCGGCAGCTCCATCGCCATCTCCTACGCACTGGGGCGCACGACCATCCCCGAGATGCTGCGCGCCGGGTACAAGCCGTCGCTGGCCACGGGCGTCGTCGCGATGTCCGGAACCCTCGGGATGCTCATCCCGCCCAGCGTGGTCCTGGTGATCTACGCCGGTGTGGCCGAGACGCCGGTCGGGCCCCAGCTGCTCGCCGCGCTCATCCCGGGACTGCTCACGGCCCTGGCGTACGGCGTCCTCATCGTCGTCAGGTGCAGCATCGACCCGACCCTCGGGCCCCGGTCGACCACCCACTACACCTGGGGCCAGCGGCTCCGTTCCCTCGTGGACGTCACCCCGGTGACCCTCATCCTCATCCTCATCATCGGCGGCATGTACACCGGCATCTTCACGCCCACCGAGGCCGGCGCATTCGGTGCGATCGCCGCGATCCTGCTGGGCTGGCTGTTCGGTGACGACCGCTCCGTCGGCCACCTGGTCCGGACCGTGCTGACGTCCCTGCGCGAGACCGCAGCCGGTGTCGCCTCGATCTTCCTGCTCCTCATGGGAGTACACGTGCTCACCCGCGTGGTGGCCCTGTCCGGGGTCGCCGACTGGATCACCGAGACCATCACCTCGCTCGGGTTGAGCCGGACGCTGTTCCTCCTCGGGCTGATCTTCGTGTTCCTCATCCTGGGCATGTTCATGGACGGCCTCGCGATGATCCTGCTCACGGTGCCGATCCTCATGCCGGTGCTGGCCACCTTCGACATCAGCCTGCTGTGGTTCGGCGTCTTCATGGTGATCCTGGTCGAGCTGGCGCTGGTCACCCCGCCGATCGGCATGCTCAGCTACATAGTCCACCGGATCGCGTCGAACCCCGAGGTCAACGAAGGGATGACGGTCCGTCTGTCCGACGTGTTCAAGGGCGTGTCCTGGTTCGTCGTCACCAGCGCCGTCATCCTCGTCGCTCTGATCTTCTTCCCCGAGATCGCGCTCTGGCTGCCCGAGACCTCCGCCGCGGAGTGA